Proteins from one Tetrapisispora phaffii CBS 4417 chromosome 8, complete genome genomic window:
- the RPO31 gene encoding DNA-directed RNA polymerase III core subunit RPO31 (similar to Saccharomyces cerevisiae RPO31 (YOR116C); ancestral locus Anc_5.426) — protein MKEVVISETPKRISGLEFSALSTSDIIAQSEVEISTRDLFDLENGRAPIEGGALDPKMGVSSSTLECSTCHGNLASCHGHFGHIKLSLPVFHVGYFKATIQILQGVCKSCSAILLNDTDKRHFLHELRKPDIDNLKRMSILKKILDQCKKQRRCLECGDLNGVVKRAATGSGSASLKIIHDTFRWVGKKNVPEKDKWIGDWNQVLTNNPELEKFIKRCTDDLNPLKTLNLFKQIKNEDCELLGIDSTVASGRPETYIWRYLPAPPVCIRPSVMMQDSSASNEDDLTVKLTEIVWTSSLIKAGLEKGISINNMMEHWDYLQLSVAMYINSDSVNLLVMPGSNGGTKAKPIRGFCQRLKGKQGRFRGNLSGKRVDFSGRTVISPDPNLSIDEVAVPELVAKVLTYPEKVTRYNKTKLQKLVMNGPNVHPGANYLLKSNEEARRNLRYGNRDKLAKQLRIGDIVERHLEDGDIVLFNRQPSLHRLSILSHFAKIRPWRTFRLNECVCTPYNADFDGDEMNLLCYQQTEEARAEAINLMGVKNNLLTPKSGEPIIAATQDFITGSYLISHKDSFFDRATLTQLLSMMSDANLKFDIPPPAIFKPQCLWTGKQIFSLLIKPNKESPVVINLDAKNKVYIPPQNKSWPSEMSPNDGYVIIRGSEILSGVMDKSVLGDGKKHSVFYTILRDYGPQESANAMNRMAKLCARYLGNRGFSIGISDVTPGEELKLKKEDLVEIAYKKCDELIIQYNKGELETQPGCNEEQTLEAKIGGLLSKVREEVGDVCINELDNLNAPLIMATCGSKGSNLNVSQMVAVVGQQIISGNRVPDGFQDRSLPHFEKNSKTPQSKGFVRNSFFTGLTPPEFLFHAISGREGLVDTAVKTAETGYMSRRLMKSLEDLSCQYDNTIRTSSNGIVQFTYGGDGLDPLDMEGNAKPVNFKRTWDHASNITFDFNAKGLLPYQIIKQTNLILQPLENALVRYNNVGKPLSKKDYHKDEYVDQLDAKRDFYASIREYMVEKAEQLAKIRKARSLKELISEPAEELQHIDFDENIPSNVREVVDKLCKISEANVKKFLEIAISKYHRAKVEPGTAVGAIGAQSIGEPGTQMTLKTFHFAGVASMNVTLGVPRIKEIINASKTISTPIIKAVLVNDSDRRAARVVKGRIEKTLLSDVAYYIEDVYRDNRTFIRIKIDLSTIEKLQLELTIEDIAIAISKAPKLKIDSSNIHIVGNDKIAIDVFEEASKSISTSLKESSENTVFYKMQTLRRALPDVVVKGLADISRAVINIKDDSKTELLVEGYGLRDVMCTDGVIGTKTSTNHILEIFNVLGIEAARSSIVGEIDYTMSNHGMSVDPRHIQLLGDVMTFKGEVLGITRFGLSKMRDSVLQLASFEKTTDHLFDAAFYMKKDEVKGVSECIILGQTMSIGTGSFNVVKHTVVSPEQVKPKRTLFESLVSSNDHNKLN, from the coding sequence ATGAAGGAAGTTGTCATTAGTGAAACTCCTAAAAGGATCAGTGGTTTAGAGTTCAGTGCCTTAAGTACATCTGATATCATTGCCCAATCTGAAGTCGAAATATCCACTCGTGATTTGTttgatttagaaaatgGTCGTGCTCCAATAGAAGGCGGTGCTTTAGATCCAAAGATGGGTGTTTCATCCTCTACTTTAGAATGTAGTACCTGTCATGGTAATCTAGCATCCTGTCATGGTCATTTTGGTCATATCAAATTGTCATTGCCAGTATTTCATGTGGGTTACTTCAAAGCTACCATTCAAATCTTACAAGGTGTTTGTAAAAGTTGTTCTGCTATATTACTAAATGATACGGATAAAAGACATTTTTTACATGAATTGCGTAAACctgatattgataatcTAAAGAGAATGAgcattttaaagaaaattttagaCCAATGtaaaaaacaaagaagATGTTTAGAATGTGGTGACTTAAATGGTGTAGTGAAGAGAGCTGCTACTGGTTCTGGTTCTgcatctttaaaaattatacaTGATACATTCCGTTGGGTAggtaaaaaaaatgtaCCAGAAAAGGATAAGTGGATTGGCGATTGGAACCAAGTATTGACCAATAACCCAGAATTAGAAAagtttattaaaagatgTACAGATGATTTAAATCCATTGaaaactttaaatttatttaaacaGATCAAAAATGAAGATTGTGAATTATTAGGTATAGATTCTACAGTAGCATCTGGTAGACCAGAAACATATATCTGGAGATATTTACCGGCACCACCGGTCTGTATTAGACCATCAGTTATGATGCAAGATTCTTCTGCATCcaatgaagatgatttaACTGTAAAATTGACAGAAATTGTGTGGACTTCGTCTTTAATAAAAGCTGGTCTAGAAAAAGGTATTTCAATTAACAATATGATGGAGCATTGGGACTACTTACAATTGTCTGTTGCTATGTATATAAACTCAGATTCAGTGAATTTATTAGTTATGCCAGGTTCTAATGGTGGAACTAAGGCAAAACCTATAAGGGGTTTCTGTCAACGTTTGAAAGGTAAACAAGGTAGATTTAGAGGTAACTTGTCAGGTAAGCGTGTAGATTTCTCTGGTAGAACAGTCATTTCACCAGATCCAAATCTATCAATCGATGAAGTTGCAGTCCCAGAACTTGTTGCTAAAGTGCTTACATATCCAGAAAAGGTTACTCgttataataaaacaaaattacaaaaactGGTTATGAACGGTCCTAATGTTCATCCAGGTGcaaattatttgttaaaatCTAACGAGGAAGCAAGAAGAAATTTAAGATACGGTAATAGAGATAAATTAGCTAAACAGCTTCGTATTGGTGACATCGTTGAGAGACATTTAGAAGATGGTGATATCGTGTTATTTAATCGTCAACCTTCATTGCATAGGTTATCTATTTTATCACATTTTGCTAAAATTCGTCCTTGGAGAACTTTCAGGTTAAATGAATGTGTTTGTACACCATACAACGCAGATTTTGATGGTGATGAAATGAATTTGCTATGTTACCAACAAACAGAAGAAGCAAGAGCCGAagcaattaatttaatggGTGTTAAGAATAACCTACTAACTCCAAAATCTGGTGAGCCTATTATTGCCGCAACGCAAGATTTTATCACTGGTTCTTATCTAATTTCTCATAAAGATTCATTTTTCGATAGAGCTACATTAACACAACTACTTTCTATGATGTCTGATGCCAATTTAAAGTTTGATATACCACCTCCGGCTATATTTAAACCTCAATGTCTATGGACAGgtaaacaaatattttctttattgaTTAAACCGAACAAGGAATCACCAGTTGTTATTAACCTGGAtgctaaaaataaagtttaTATTCCGCCTCAGAATAAATCATGGCCCAGTGAAATGTCCCCTAACGATGgttatgttattattagagGTTCTGAAATATTATCTGGTGTAATGGATAAATCTGTGTTAGGTGATGGTAAAAAACACTCGGTATTCTATACAATTTTAAGAGATTACGGTCCTCAAGAGTCAGCCAATGCAATGAATAGAATGGCAAAATTATGTGCTCGTTATTTGGGTAATAGAGGTTTCTCTATTGGTATCAGTGACGTCACTCCTGgtgaagaattaaaattgaaaaaagaagatcTAGTTGAAATTGCTTACAAAAAGTGTGACGAAttaattattcaatataataagGGTGAGTTAGAAACCCAACCCGGTTGTAACGAAGAACAGACTCTAGAAGCTAAAATTGGTGGTTTGTTATCAAAAGTTAGAGAAGAAGTTGGTGACGTTTGTATCAATGAATTGGATAATCTAAACGCTCCTTTGATCATGGCAACATGTGGTTCAAAAGGTTCTAATTTGAATGTTTCTCAAATGGTAGCTGTTGTAGGTCAACAAATTATTTCTGGTAATCGTGTTCCGGATGGTTTCCAAGATCGTTCATTACCacattttgaaaagaacTCTAAAACTCCTCAATCAAAAGGTTTTGTCAGAAACTCATTTTTTACTGGTTTAACTCCGCcagaatttttatttcacGCAATTTCTGGTCGTGAAGGTTTAGTCGATACTGCAGTTAAAACTGCAGAAACAGGTTATATGTCTCGTAGattaatgaaatcattAGAAGACTTATCCTGTCAATACGATAATACAATCAGAACATCATCCAATGGTATAGTTCAGTTTACTTACGGTGGTGATGGTTTAGATCCATTGGATATGGAAGGTAATGCTAAGCCAGTCAACTTTAAGAGAACATGGGATCATGCAAGTAACATTacatttgattttaatgcCAAGGGATTATTACCatatcaaattataaagCAAACTAATCTAATACTCCAACCACTTGAAAATGCACTGGTCAGATATAACAATGTAGGAAAACCTTTATCCAAAAAGGATTATCATAAGGATGAATATGTTGATCAACTAGATGCTAAAAGAGATTTTTATGCTTCAATTAGAGAATATATGGTGGAAAAGGCTGAACAATTAGCAAAAATTAGAAAGGCTAGATCtctaaaagaattaatttcTGAACCAGCAGAAGAATTGCAGCATATAGATTTCGATGAAAATATACCTTCTAATGTTAGAGAGGTTGTGGATAAACTATGTAAAATTTCAGAGGCAAATGTCAAGaaatttttggaaataGCAATTTCCAAATATCATAGAGCCAAGGTCGAACCTGGTACGGCAGTTGGTGCAATTGGTGCACAATCTATTGGTGAACCAGGTACCCAAATGACTTTGAAGACTTTCCATTTTGCAGGTGTTGCTTCTATGAATGTGACATTAGGTGTTCCTCGTATTAAGGAAATTATTAATGCCTCTAAAACAATTTCAACCCCAATTATCAAGGCTGTTCTTGTTAACGACTCTGATAGAAGAGCCGCAAGAGTTGTTAAAGGTAGAATTGAAAAGACATTACTATCAGACGTTGCATACTATATTGAGGATGTTTATAGAGATAATAGAAcatttattagaattaaaattgatttgTCTACAATTGAGAAGCTTCAATTGGAATTAACAATAGAGGATATTGCAATTGCAATTTCAAAGGCTCCGAAATTAAAAATCGATAGCTCTAATATACATATTGTGGgtaatgataaaattgcAATCGATGTGTTTGAAGAAGCTTCCAAATCAATTTCGACATCATTAAAGGAATCTTCAGAAAATACTGTATTTTATAAGATGCAAACATTACGTAGAGCTTTACCTGATGTTGTTGTTAAAGGTTTAGCAGACATATCAAGAGCGgttattaatatcaagGATGATAGTAAAACTGAATTGCTGGTTGAAGGTTATGGTTTAAGAGATGTTATGTGTACTGATGGTGTTATTGGTACTAAAACGTCAACCAATcatattttggaaattttcAATGTCCTTGGTATAGAGGCAGCTAGATCCAGTATTGTGGGAGAAATTGACTATACTATGAGTAATCACGGTATGAGTGTTGACCCTCGtcatattcaattattagGCGATGTGATGACATTTAAAGGTGAAGTGTTAGGTATTACGAGATTTGGTTTAAGTAAAATGAGAGACTCTGTACTACAATTGGCTTCGTTTGAAAAGACTACCGATCATTTATTTGATGCTGCATTCTACATGAAGAAAGATGAAGTAAAAGGTGTCTCTGAATGTATTATTTTGGGCCAAACAATGTCAATTGGTACAGGTTCATTTAACGTTGTGAAACACACTGTTGTTTCTCCAGAACAAGTTAAACCAAAAAGAACTTTATTTGAGAGCTTGGTTAGCTCAAATGAccataataaattaaattga
- the APE4 gene encoding aspartyl aminopeptidase (similar to Saccharomyces cerevisiae YHR113W; ancestral locus Anc_5.424), whose translation MLKLHLRKMSSSSSQNYAQDFVNFLNASPTPYHAVHNMKAHLLKYNFKELKETEAWEFGNQIQPKGKYFVTRNNSSIIAFVIGNKWTAGNPIAITGAHTDSPVLRIKPISNKVKEKFQQIGVEVYGGGIWHSWFDSDLSIAGRVMCKDEKSGKIVSRLVDLKKPLLKIPTLAIHLDRTVNERFEFNKEAQLLPIAGLVNESKGKKTGCCGNEDSELSDTQFSSIKSIIERHHEDLLELIVKEVSLPSINSIEDFELILYDNKPSCLGGLHQEFIFSGRLDNLTSCFTSMHGLSEAADVDLENETGIRLMSCFDHEEIGSSTAQGADSNFLPNILERLTLSNAEGYVKSLLLESSAKSFFLSSDVAHGVHPNYASKSEEDHKPELGAGPVIKINANQRYMTNSPGLVLIKQIADKAKVPLQLFVVKNDSPCGSTIGPILASKTGIRTLDLGNAILSMHSIRETGAARDIASQIGLFKQYFATYSKTYDDIVV comes from the coding sequence ATGTTAAAGCTACATCTAAGAAAAAtgtcatcttcatcatccCAAAACTATGCTCAAGACTTTGTGAACTTTTTAAACGCTTCACCAACTCCATATCATGCAGTTCATAATATGAAAGCCCacttattgaaatataacttcaaagaattgaaagaaacTGAAGCATGGGAGTTTGGGAACCAAATTCAACCAAAGggtaaatattttgtgaCAAGAAATAACTCATCGATCATTGCCTTTGTTATAGGAAATAAATGGACTGCTGGCAATCCAATTGCCATCACTGGTGCACATACCGATTCTCCAGTTTTAAGAATCAAgccaatttcaaataaggTTAAGGAGAAATTCCAACAAATTGGTGTCGAGGTTTACGGCGGTGGTATCTGGCATTCATGGTTCGATTCAGACCTTTCCATTGCTGGTAGAGTTATGTGTAAAGATGAAAAGTCTGGCAAAATAGTATCTCGATTGGTAGATCTTAAGAAACctcttttgaaaattccAACTTTAGCGATTCATTTAGACAGAACAGTCAATGAACGTTTTGAATTTAACAAAGAAGCCCAATTATTACCAATTGCTGGTTTAGTTAATGAAAGTAAAGGGAAAAAGACAGGATGTTGCGGTAATGAAGACTCAGAATTATCCGACACCCAATTTTCTTCCATAAAATCGATTATTGAAAGACATCATGAGGACTTGTTGGAATTAATTGTCAAAGAAGTATCACTACCTTCAATCAACTCGATTGAAGATTTTGAATTGATTCTTTACGACAATAAACCTTCCTGTTTGGGTGGTTTGCACCaggaatttattttctctGGTAGATTAGACAATTTAACCTCGTGTTTTACTTCCATGCATGGTTTATCTGAAGCAGCGGATGTAGATCtagaaaatgaaacagGTATTCGTTTAATGTCTTGTTTTGATCATGAAGAAATTGGTTCATCTACCGCTCAAGGTGCtgattcaaattttttacCAAATATTTTGGAGAGACTAACTTTATCTAATGCTGAAGGTTATGTGAAATCCCTATTATTAGAATCCTCAGCTAAATCATTCTTTTTATCTTCAGATGTTGCACATGGTGTTCATCCAAATTACGCATCCAAATCTGAAGAAGATCATAAGCCAGAACTAGGTGCAGGTCCtgttataaaaattaacGCCAATCAACGTTACATGACTAATTCACCTGGTTTAGTATTGATTAAACAAATTGCTGACAAGGCTAAAGTCCCCCTACAGTTATTTGTGGTCAAAAATGATTCCCCATGTGGTTCAACCATTGGTCCAATCTTAGCATCTAAAACTGGTATAAGAACACTAGATTTAGGAAACGCTATTTTAAGTATGCACTCGATTAGAGAAACTGGTGCCGCTAGAGATATTGCTTCTCAAATTGGTTTATTTAAGCAATATTTTGCTACTTATTCTAAAACTTATGATGATATTGttgtttga